GCCGAGCAACTTCCGCCCTGCTTGCGGTCATGAGCGCGGTGCGCGAGTTCGGCCGGGTGATCACACAGTCGGTCGGCGCTCCAGCCGGGACAGTGCAGACCTTCATCGAGGTGCCCTTCAAGCTCGGCACCCAGCAACTGTTCCCGGACGGCTTGATTCGCGTCAGTCGGGGCCAACGGCAATGGACCGCACTGGTCGAGGTGAAGACCGGCAACAACACGCTGAAGACCGAACAGCTTGAGGCCTACCTGGATGTGGCTCGCGAGCAAGGCTTCGACGCCTTGATCACCATTTCCAATGAGATAGCACCTGTCGCTGGCCAACATCCGACGCCGGTTGACCGACGCAAGTTGAGGAAGGTCGCACTGCACCATCTGCCGTGGACCGAGATCCTCACGCACGCCGTCATTCAGAAGGAATACCGGGGTGTCGCCGACCCTGACCAGGCGTGGGTCCTCGGGGAGCTGATCCGGTACCTGGAGCACCCGCGCTCAGGCGCGATGGAGTTCAGTGACATGGGGCCCGCTTGGGTTCAGGTGCGCGAGGGCGTCTCCACCGGCACCCTCCGCGCCACCGACAGCGGCGCGGCCGAGATCGCGGGCCGGTTCGATGCCCTGATCCGATACGCCTGCCTGCGGCTGGGCAGACGCCTCGGCACCGAGGTGACGCCCGCCCTGAGCCGGAGGGACGTTGCGGACCCGAACGCGCGGACGCAGTCGCTTGTCGGCCAGTTGGCCTCGACCGGGACCCTGACCGGTGGCATCAAGATTCCCGGCTCGGTGGGCTCGCTCCACGTGTCAGCAGACCTTCGCGCAGGGCAGATCATTTGCCACGTTGACGTCGACGCCCCACGTGCGGGTCGGCCGACGACTCGGGTCAACTGGCTCGTACGCCAGTTGAAGGACGCACCCGATACGACACGGATCGAGGCCTTCGTCATGCACTCTCGCGGAGGCGGCGCCACCGAACTGCTCCGCGAGGTGCGTACTGACCCGACCGTTCTGATCATGGACCCCACCCGCGAGCTGCGCACCTTCCGCGTGGCCCGGTCCACCGCATCCGGCACCAAACGCGGTACTGGCCGAGGCGCGTTCATCGACTCGGTGCTGAACGCCATCGACGACTTCTACGAACAGGTCATCCAGAACCTCAAGCCTTGGATGCCGACGCCACCGCGCCTGCGCGCCCCGGAAGAGGTTGAGCAGGCGGAGCCCGTGGCCGCCAGCTTGATTTCCACCGCCATCTCGTCCCAGGACACCCCCGACTTCGGCCGGGAACCGCGATCAGAGAACCAGCGAGGGTGACGAGCCGTCGCCCCTGACAGCACGACGGAGATCTTGGTACGGAACGGCCCCTCCAGGGGCCGTTTCTTGCCAAGATCTCCGTCGTCGACCGTCAGTCGGCGACGGTGTCGCTGACGTGGCGCAGGACGGGGCGGGTGGTCAGGGCCGCCGGGGCCAGTGGGGCGTTCGTGCGCACCGTGAACGTGGTCGACTCGCCGGGTAGCAGGGTGACCAGTGCCTCGTCGACCTCCGCCGCGGGGTCCAGCCGGTCCGGGAAGAGCGTCAGGTCGCGCAGGACCGTGCGGGCGGTGACCCGGACCCGGTGCCCGCCGTCGACCGACTCGACCGCAGCGTCGTACCCGGCCGGCGGCCAGTCGGCGTCGCGGTCCTCGGCGAAGAACCAGAGCGCCCGCTCGGCCGTGCCGCCCGCGTCGGCCACCAGCAGCTCGCGGCGGGCCTCGTCCGGCCGCGCCAGCTCCGCCGGCAGCGCCAGCTCGATCCTGGCGTACGCGGGGACGTCCAGCTCCAGCGTGACCTTGGCCCGTGGCTCGCCGGTCAGGGTCAGCCGGGTCACCGATGCCGTCGCCCGCCACGGGGTCGCCCCGTCGTTGACCCCGATCAGGGCCAGGCCGCCCGCGCGGGGCTGGACGGTCAGCAGCCGGTCCGCGTACGCCCGGCGCAGCGCGTACCACAGCGGCTTGCGGCGGCCGTCGCCGTCGACGGCCGACCACGAGGTCACCGGCCAGCAGTCGTTGAGCTGCCACACGATCGTGCCCGCGCAGACGTCCCGGTGGGAGCGGAAGTGCTCCACCGCGAGCTGGATCGCCCGCGCCTGGTTGAGCTGCGTCAGCCAGTGCCAGTCGTCGAAGTCCGCCGGTGGCGGCAGGTGGGCGTCGAGCCCCCGCCGGAGCTTCGCGTCGCCGTCGATCGCCTTCTGGTGGTGCGCCATGCCGGGCGAGTCGGGCGCGAGGGGCTCGTCCGACAGCGCCCGGCGCAGCGTCGCGTACGCGGGCGGGGCCTGGTAGCCGAACTCGGCGACGAAGCGCGGCACGTACTCGCGGTACTTCGTGTAGTCGTCGGTGTTCCAGACGTCCCAGATGTGCGTGGTGCCGTGCGCCGGGTCGTTGGGGTGGATCTCCTCGCTGCCCGACCACGGGCTGCCCGGCCAGTACGGGCGCGTCGGGTCCAGCTCGGCCACGATCCGGGGCAGCAGCTCCAGGTAGTAGCCGCGCCCCCAGCTGCGCCCCGCGAGGGGCTCCTGCCAGTCCCAGTCGTGCCAGCCCCAGATGTTCTCGTTGTTGCCGGTCCAGAGCACCAGCGACGGGTGCGGCGCAAGCCGGACCACCTGCTCGGCGGCCTCGGCGGCCACCTCGGCGCGGAACGGCTCCTCCTCGGGGTAGGCGGCACAGGCGAAGAGGAAGTCCTGCTGCACCAGCAGCCCCAGCTCGTCGGCGAGGTCGTAGAAGTCGTCCGACTCGTACCGGCCGCCGCCCCAGACGCGCAGCAGGTTGACGTTCGCGTCGGCGGCCTGCCGGAACCGGTGCGCCAGCCGCTCGCGGGTGACCCGGGTGGGGAACGCGTCGTCGGGGATCCAGTTGACCCCCCGGACGAAGACCGGGGTGTCGTTGACGTGCAGGGCGAACGGGGTGCCGTGCGCGTCGGGGGCGGTGTCGAGGCGTACGGAGCGGAACCCGATCCGCCGGGACCAGGCGTCGAGCGGGCGGCCGGCGGCGTCGTGCAGCGTCACCTCCAGCGGGTGGCGGGGCTGATCGCCGTACCCCCGCGGCCACCACAGCGCCGGATCGCGGACGGTGAGGGTCAGCGCGGCCGTGCGCTGCCCGGCCGGGATCGTCGCCTCGGCCCGCGTGCCGGCGACGCTCGCCCGCACGGTCAGCGGCGCGTCCCCTGCCCGCTCGACCTCGACGTGTAGCTCCACCCGGCCGTCGCCGGCCTCGACGGTCACCAGGGGACGCACGACGGCCAGCCGCGCCGCGGACCAGGCGTGCAGCCCGATCTCCTGCCAGATGCCGGCGGTGACCAGGGTCGGCCCCCAGTCCCAGCCGAAGTTGCAGGCCATCTTGCGGATGAACGGGAACGGCTCCGGGTAGGCGTTCGGCCGGTCCCCGAGCCGGTCCCGCTGCGCCTCGGCGTAGCGGTAGGCGGAGTCGAAGCGTACGGCCAGGGTGTTGGACCCGGCGACCAGCCGCGACCGGACGGCGAAGCGGTGGCCGCGGTGCATGTTCTCGGCGCGGCCGACCTCGGCGCCGTTGAGGGTGAGCGTGGCGACGGTGTCCAGGCCGGCGCAGACCAGGTCGACCCGCTCGTCGTCGCCCGGCTCGTGGCGGAAGGTGGTCTCGTAGACCCAGTCGGTGCGCCCGACCCAGGCCAGCGCCTTCTCGTTGTCGTCCAGGTACGGGTCGGGGATCAGGCCGGCGGCGAGCAGGTCGGTGTGCACGCAGCCGGGGACGGTGGCCGGCACCGCGCGGCCCGCGACCGCGGGCGGCACCTGCGGTCCCGGTACCGCCCGCAGGGTCCAGCCCTCGTGCAACGCTTGCCGGGTCACGACTTCACCGCACCTTCCATGATTCCGCGGACGATCTGACGGCCGCCGACGAAGAGCATCACCAGCAGCGGGAGGGTGGCGACCAGGGCGCCGGCCAGCACCCGCCGGTACAGCACGTAGTTGCCGCTGGCGAGGTCGGAGAGGGCGACCATCGAGGTCGGATAGTCGGTGCCGCCGAGGGTGATCAGCGGCCACTGGAACTCGTTCCAGGTGGCGACAAAGGTCAGCAGGCCGAGCACCGCCATGGCGGGCCGGACCGCCGGCACCACCACGCTCCAGAAGATCCGCATGGTGCTCGCGCCGTCCATCCGCGCGGCCTCGACCAGCTCGTCGGGGACCGCGTCGAGGATGAACTGCCGCATGTAGAAGACGCCGAACGCGGTGACCAGGCCGGGCACGATCACCGCCAGGAGGGTGCCGTTCCAGCCGCCCTCGCCGGGCATCCGGCCCATCAGGATGTAGAGCGCGACGACACCGAGCTGGTTCGGCACGGTCATGGTCAGGACGACCATGACCATCAGCGCGTTGCGCCCCTTGAACCGCAGCTTGGCGAAGGCGAAGCCGGCCAGCGAGCAGAAGAAGAGCACCGACGCCGTCACCACCGACGACACGATCACGCTGTTGCCGAGCGACTGGAGGAAGAACACGTCCTGCATGGAGAAGACCTCCCGCAGGTTGGTGACCAGCTGACCGCCGGGCAGCACCTGGGGCGGGATCTTCGCCAGCGCCTCGTCGGTGTTCGTGGCGATGACGAACATCCAGTAGAGCGGGAACGCCGAGAACGCGATCACGACGCTCAGGAACAGGTAGGTCCAGACGCTGCCGGGCATGTGCTGCGGCGCCCGGCCCGCCAGCGCCGCCCGCCGGGAGTTCGAAACCTTCACTTTCGACCCCCTCCCAGGCGGTTGGTGATCAGGGCGTTGATCGCCGCGACGAGCAGGATGACCAGGAAGAGGGCCCAGGACATGGCGGCGGCGTAGCCGAGGTTGAGGTCCCGCCAGCCGACCTTGTAGATGAGCTGCGCGACGGTCTGCCACTGACCGTCGTCGCCGCCGAGACCCAGGGCCGGGTTGGCGTCGAAGAGCATCGGCTCGGTGAACAGTTGCAGGCCGCCGATGGTCGAGAGCACGACGGTGAAGATGACCACCGGCCGGATCATCGGCACGGTGATCCGCCACAGCTGGCGCCACGGCCCGGCGCCGTCGACGGCGGCGGCCTCGTAGACGTCGCGCGGGATGGACTGCATGGCAGCCAGGTAGAGCAGCGCGTTGTAGCCGATCCACTTCCAGTTGACCATGGTGGCGATGGCGATCCACGAGGACCACTTGGCGGAGCGCCAGTCGATCGGCGCGGTCTCGCCGATCCCGAGCAGCGACAGCGCCCAGTTGGCGATGCCGGTGTCCCGGGCGAAGACCACGGAGAAGATCAGCGTGGAGGCCGTCACCGGGGTGATGTACGGCAGCAGCACCCCGACCCGGAACCAGGTCTGGGCCCGCAGCTTCCGGTTCAGCAGCGACGCGACGACCAGCGCCAGCAGCAGCTGCGGCACGGTGGAGAGCAGGAAGATGCCGAAGGTGTTGGAGAGCGCGTTGAAGAAGTCGTCGTCGGTGAACAGGCGGCGGAAGTTCTCCAGCCCGGCCCAGCCGGTGAGCGTCGGGTCGTCGAGCCGCCAGTGGCGCAGGGCGACGACGCCGTTGAAGACGATCGGGAAGAGCCCGAAGACGGCGAAGAGCAGGAAGAACGGGGCGATCAGCAGGTACGGCACGTAGCGCATGTCGAAGCGGTGCAGCCGGGTCCGCCAGGGGCCGGGCTCGTAGGGGCGGTCGCGGCGGCTGGCCGTCGCGCCGGAGTCCCGGCCGGGCCGGGGCGTCTCGGGGGCGGCGCGGGTGGTGGACATCGGGGGACCTCCAGGGGACCGGGTGGGACGGCCGGTCGGGACGGGGCGACCCGCCCCGACCGGCGTACGGTCAGGACTTGGCGGCCTTCTCGGCTTCCTTGACCGCCTCGGTCCACGCCTGGTCGGGCTTGCCCTTCAGGTTTCCGGTGGCCAGCCGGTTCAGCACGTTCTCCACCGCCACCCGGGTCGGGCCGTTCCGGCGGCCGAGGTACTGGGGGGTCAGGTTCTCCGCCGTCCTGGAGAAGATCTGGCCGACCGGGGCGTCGCTGAAGAAGGGGTTGGTGAAGTCCCTGATCGCCGGGTCCTGGTAGAGCGCCGGCTGGGAGGGCAGGTTGCCGACC
The nucleotide sequence above comes from Micromonospora sp. M71_S20. Encoded proteins:
- a CDS encoding stress response protein — its product is MSEETWLTARLIPTSGINGAEEQERRATSALLAVMSAVREFGRVITQSVGAPAGTVQTFIEVPFKLGTQQLFPDGLIRVSRGQRQWTALVEVKTGNNTLKTEQLEAYLDVAREQGFDALITISNEIAPVAGQHPTPVDRRKLRKVALHHLPWTEILTHAVIQKEYRGVADPDQAWVLGELIRYLEHPRSGAMEFSDMGPAWVQVREGVSTGTLRATDSGAAEIAGRFDALIRYACLRLGRRLGTEVTPALSRRDVADPNARTQSLVGQLASTGTLTGGIKIPGSVGSLHVSADLRAGQIICHVDVDAPRAGRPTTRVNWLVRQLKDAPDTTRIEAFVMHSRGGGATELLREVRTDPTVLIMDPTRELRTFRVARSTASGTKRGTGRGAFIDSVLNAIDDFYEQVIQNLKPWMPTPPRLRAPEEVEQAEPVAASLISTAISSQDTPDFGREPRSENQRG
- a CDS encoding glycoside hydrolase family 2 protein — encoded protein: MTRQALHEGWTLRAVPGPQVPPAVAGRAVPATVPGCVHTDLLAAGLIPDPYLDDNEKALAWVGRTDWVYETTFRHEPGDDERVDLVCAGLDTVATLTLNGAEVGRAENMHRGHRFAVRSRLVAGSNTLAVRFDSAYRYAEAQRDRLGDRPNAYPEPFPFIRKMACNFGWDWGPTLVTAGIWQEIGLHAWSAARLAVVRPLVTVEAGDGRVELHVEVERAGDAPLTVRASVAGTRAEATIPAGQRTAALTLTVRDPALWWPRGYGDQPRHPLEVTLHDAAGRPLDAWSRRIGFRSVRLDTAPDAHGTPFALHVNDTPVFVRGVNWIPDDAFPTRVTRERLAHRFRQAADANVNLLRVWGGGRYESDDFYDLADELGLLVQQDFLFACAAYPEEEPFRAEVAAEAAEQVVRLAPHPSLVLWTGNNENIWGWHDWDWQEPLAGRSWGRGYYLELLPRIVAELDPTRPYWPGSPWSGSEEIHPNDPAHGTTHIWDVWNTDDYTKYREYVPRFVAEFGYQAPPAYATLRRALSDEPLAPDSPGMAHHQKAIDGDAKLRRGLDAHLPPPADFDDWHWLTQLNQARAIQLAVEHFRSHRDVCAGTIVWQLNDCWPVTSWSAVDGDGRRKPLWYALRRAYADRLLTVQPRAGGLALIGVNDGATPWRATASVTRLTLTGEPRAKVTLELDVPAYARIELALPAELARPDEARRELLVADAGGTAERALWFFAEDRDADWPPAGYDAAVESVDGGHRVRVTARTVLRDLTLFPDRLDPAAEVDEALVTLLPGESTTFTVRTNAPLAPAALTTRPVLRHVSDTVAD
- a CDS encoding carbohydrate ABC transporter permease codes for the protein MPGSVWTYLFLSVVIAFSAFPLYWMFVIATNTDEALAKIPPQVLPGGQLVTNLREVFSMQDVFFLQSLGNSVIVSSVVTASVLFFCSLAGFAFAKLRFKGRNALMVMVVLTMTVPNQLGVVALYILMGRMPGEGGWNGTLLAVIVPGLVTAFGVFYMRQFILDAVPDELVEAARMDGASTMRIFWSVVVPAVRPAMAVLGLLTFVATWNEFQWPLITLGGTDYPTSMVALSDLASGNYVLYRRVLAGALVATLPLLVMLFVGGRQIVRGIMEGAVKS
- a CDS encoding carbohydrate ABC transporter permease, which codes for MSTTRAAPETPRPGRDSGATASRRDRPYEPGPWRTRLHRFDMRYVPYLLIAPFFLLFAVFGLFPIVFNGVVALRHWRLDDPTLTGWAGLENFRRLFTDDDFFNALSNTFGIFLLSTVPQLLLALVVASLLNRKLRAQTWFRVGVLLPYITPVTASTLIFSVVFARDTGIANWALSLLGIGETAPIDWRSAKWSSWIAIATMVNWKWIGYNALLYLAAMQSIPRDVYEAAAVDGAGPWRQLWRITVPMIRPVVIFTVVLSTIGGLQLFTEPMLFDANPALGLGGDDGQWQTVAQLIYKVGWRDLNLGYAAAMSWALFLVILLVAAINALITNRLGGGRK